GATGGAAATGCATCCACAACATTTACAGTTTCAGGTAGTAATGTACAAATGGTACAGGTTGTCGGAAATTCCAATTTAGGACATTTGAATACTGTCCAGTGCTCTAGTTGTTTCTATATAGCAGTTTCGGGCTGTAAACAGGGAATGAAAATTCACGTAAACCGTTCTTTCTCGGGCACTCCTAATGGATTACCGGCTGGTGCGGAAGTTATAAGAGAATAGAACACCGTTTGGTTTGATATTGTAAAGTGAGTTTGATATAATTCTAACTGAATTTGTTAGAAATTATATCAAACTCATTTTTTGAAAATAGGACATGTTTTTAATATCTTTGCTTAGAATACAAACCTCATCCCCCCCCCTTTTTCTCCGCCTGCTTGTATTTCTTAATCTCCATTGAAAGATACTTCATTTGTTGAGCAAACATGAAATCACGGATAGGGCATAAGTCCGGTTCTTCATCATCTTGAGGACGTGATGCTTCCAATGCCTGATAATATTCCAGTTTATCCTCTTTGAATATAGTGGCTAGGGGGAGTTGATGATAAGAGAGAATATAGTTCATCAATAAGCGTGAAGTTCTCCCGTTTCCATCGGCAAACGGATGGATGCTGACTAAATAAAAATGGGCGTCGAAAGCTAACTGATAGATAGAGTCGGGCGTCTGAACTTGTTTGATACGCTGATTTAGTATTTCGCATAGACGGGTTACTTCACGTTCTATTTTCTGATAGTTTACGAAATAACGGTCACCTACATGCACGGAAGATTTGCGCCAATCTCCTTTGGAAGAATCATAATCTCCTGCACTGGAATGGATTATACTTCCCGTAGTACGCATTACGTGAGCTGAAATTTCCTGTATAAAAACAGGAGTAATTTCACGTTTCTTTCTAGCCTCTTCCACTATAAAACGCAAAGTTTCGAAATGATCCTTTACCATATTATGATCATATAGCGGTTTTCCCTTGGCGGTGATACCGTCTACAATCAACAGGCGGCATTCTTCTTCGGTGAGTGAAGAGCCTTCTATTGCTGTGGAGTGATGGGAAATGAAGATTTCATTCATTAGCTCGAAATTCACAGCATCTTTCAGTTTCAATTCATAAAATTGCTCTAGTAATGGTTGTATGGACATATTGTTATAGATTAGCACTGCAAATATAAACAAATTATTGAGGAAAAAGATGCTGACAGGGGGATATCAGGATAACTACAACAAAAATGATTTCATTCTGCACGGAAATGAATGAGAATTTGTTTTCAATTACTGATTCTCATAAGTATAACATGAACTTTTAACTCATAAATTCCACCAGTTTCACCTTATCTCTGAAACATCGATGAATAAGGAGATAGCGGGTGAAAGCGTAGAAGAAATCAAGGTGAAATCTCCCGTTATTGCTTTCACCTTTCAAATTTATTTATACCGGTTGCTGGGCATATAGAGCCACCGTACTGAATATATAGATTCAATATGGTAAGTATATAGATACAATATGCTGAATATATAGATACATCAACTCAAGTATTAGTGGCTGAAAACTAAGGTGTTAATACCTTGTGTTCAGGCTGTTAATACCTGATGGATTATCTATTAATACCTAACAGCGGATTTGCTATAAGCATATTCTTATTAGCTATAATCATATCCGGATTAGCTATAATGATATTGTTTTTAGCTCAAGGGATATTTTTGAAAAAACAAGGTGAAACCGATAATGTTCTGTTTTACCGGAATTTGCCACTTGCTTTCACCCGCTATCTCCTTATTCATAGGCATTTCGAGAATCTGGTGAAATCGATGAATAGCAATGGTCTTATAGTGGCATTTATGGTACTTGATCTCAAAAAGTAGTGGAAAGTAATCAAAAACAATAGCCTGAAAGCAGACTTCTTTGCTTTCAGGCTATTGCTTTCAGCCGGAATCCCGATGATTAGCTACTTTCAGAAAGAAGCTGAAGGTTGAAACCGGGATGGCGACAATTTTATAGAGAAAGGATTATTGCTCTTTAGAGAAAGAATAAGGCATATCCTCTTCTTTCGTTCCTCTTTTCTTATTCGGTTGGTTACCCATATCCACTTTGATAGTGCCACCTTTGAATAAGTCTTCGTGACGGAGATAATTCTTGGTGTAATCAGTACCATTAACATTCAGTGAGTTGACATAGAAATTCTTTTTGCTGTTGTTCGGAGCGTCAATCACTAAACTGTTGCCGTTTTCAAAATGGAGCGTAGCTTTCTTGAATAACGGAGCACCTATAATATACTCGTCCGTTCCCGGGCAAACAGGGTAGAATCCCAGTGCCGAAAATACATACCAGGCGGAAGTCTGCCCGTTGTCTTCGTCTCCGCAATAACCGTCCGGCCCCGGAGTGTACATTCTGTCCATAACCTGACGCAGCCAGTATTGGGCTTTCCATGGCTGACCGGCATAGTCATACAAGTAAATCATGTGCTGGATAGGCTGGTTGCCATGTGCATAGTTCCCCATGTTCATAACAGTCATTTCACGTATTTCGTGAATCACCTGTCCGTAGTAGCTGTCGTCAAAGACAGGCGGTACGGCAAATACGGAGTCCATCATTGTGATAAACATATCCTTTCCACCCATCAGGTCGATAAGTCCCTGAGGGTCGTGGAATACAGACCAAGTGTAGTGCCAGCTATTTCCTTCCGTGAAAGCATCCCCCCATTTCAGCGGAGAGAATGGAGACTGGAATGTACCGTCTTCGTTGCGTCCGCGCATCAGTTTGGATTCTTTGTCGAAAAGATTCTTGTAATTCATGGCACGTTTGGCGAAGAGGTTAATCTCTTTCTTCGGACGTTTCAGTTCTTTGGCGAGTTTGTAGATACACCAGTCGTTGTATGCATATTCCAGTGTACGGGCAGCGTTCTCGTTGATTTTCACATCGTAAGGGACATAACCCAGTTTGTTGTAGTACTCATATCCCAAGCGTCCTGTGGAAGAGACTTCGGGATGCACGCTTTCCGTTCCGTGAATCAATCCTTCGTACAATGTCTTTATGTCGTCAACTTTCACGCCTTTCATATAAGCGTCTACTAGAATTGAGGCGGAATTATTACCGACCATGCAACCTCTGTGACCCGGACTTGCCCATTCGGGGAAGAATCCGCTTTCTTTATACGTGTTGATAAGCCCTTCCTGCATTTCCTTGTTGACCGACGGATACATCAGATTCAACAACGGGAACAAGCAACGGAAAGTATCCCAGAAACCAGTGTCGGTGTACATATATCCCGGCAGAACCTGACCGTTGTACGGGCTGTAGTGAACCGGTTGTCCGGCAGCATCCAGTTCGTAGAACTTGCGTGGAAAAAGCAGCGAACGATACAGACAGGAATAGAATGTACGGTATTGGTCGAGATTGCCACCCTCTACTTCTATCTTGCCTAATTCCTGATTCCAGGCTTCTTTTCCTTTCTTGGCCAGTTGCTCGATATTATCTTTGCCCAGCTCCTTCATGTTGACAGCCGCTTGCTCGAAGCTGATGAAAGAAGAAGCGATTCGGGCATGTACCTGTTCGCCTTTGTGTGTCCGGAAGCCGATGATAGCTCCCGCATGGTCGGTTGTCTGTTCGGCAACGTTTTCTTGCAGATTGCCGTTGGCTACCGTAGCTTTGTAAGTGAAAGGCTTGTCGAATTCAATGATGAAGTAATTCTTGAAGTTTTCGGGAACTCCGCCGCTGTTGCGTGTAGTGTAGCCGATAATCTTGTTCTCTTCCGGGATTACTTTAATATAAGAACCCTTGTCGAAAGCATCCACCACGACATAAGAATGGTCGTTTTCGGGGAAAGTGAAGCGGAAAAGAACGGCACGTTCCGTCGGAACCATTTCTGTCACTACATCATGCTCGGCAAGATATACTTTATAATAATAAGGAGTGGCAGTCTCGCCCTTATGCGCAAACCAACTGGCACGCTTTTCCTCGTCAAACACAGGCTTGCCTACTATCGGCATGATAGAAAATTGCCCGTAATCGTTAATCCACGGACTGGGCTGATGGGTCTGCTTGAATCCGCGAATCTTATTGGCGGTATAGGTATATTGCCATCCGTCTCCCATTTTTCCGGTCTGCGGAGTCCAGAAGTTCATTCCCCAGGGGCGGGCGATGGCGGGATACGTATTCCCTGTTGATAACTCGAAAGTAGATTGGGAACCCATCAACGGGTTGACATACTGTGTCCAGTCTTTGGCTTTGGCAAAGACTGTGCAACTGAGTACACAAGCTATTAGTAATAGTCTTTTCATGGCATAATGTGTTTTAATAGTTAGCAATCAAACGTATTATTTTACTCCCCATTCTGTGGGCTGGGCGGTCATCTTGATTTCTATCGTTCCACCGCTCACGATGTCCTGATGGTTGAAGAATGGAGTATCCAGCGGTTTGCCGTTCAGCGTTACGCTTTCGATGTATTTATTCTTTTTCGTATTGTTCTTAACTACAATGCTGAATTTCTTTCCGTCGGGCAGATTGACTACCGCTTTATCGAAAGCAGGGCGACCGATGGAATATACCGGTTTGCCCGGACATACCTGATAGAATCCCATAGAGTTAAGAACGTACCATGCAGACATCTGACCGCAGTCTTCATTGCCCGACAACCCGTCTATGCTGTTGGCATACTGGCTCCGGTATACGCTGTCTACCAACTCCTGAGTTCTCCACGGGCGGTTTACGTAGTTATACAAGTGGATAACATGATGGCTCGGCTCGTTGCCATGCGCATATTGTCCGATAAGACCGCTGATGTCCGATGAGGTCGTTTCGCCTTCGAGCGATGAATCAACAGTGAACAGAGAATCGAGTTTCTGTACAAACGCGTCCTCGCCACCCATCAGATTGACTAATCCCTCTACATCATGCGGCACAAACCAAGTCCACTGCCACGCTGTTCCTTCGCAATAATCATCGTTGCGGTGGGTCGAAGCACGCGGGTTGAACGGTGTGCGCCATTCACCTTTCGAGTCGAGTCCGCGCATGAAGCGGGTTGACTTGTCGAAGTAGAATTCGTATGCTTTGGCAAAACGTTCGTATTTGGCCTTGGATTCAAAATCGTTCATAGCTTCCGCGAAGATAGAGATGCACCAGTCGTCGTACGCATATTCCAGCGCTTTGGCTACCGATTCGTTTTCGCGGTCGCAGGGGATATAGCCGATGGCGTTCTTGTAATACTTGGCTTTCGGCATGAGATGCGGCAATACCAAATCCGGACATTTGATGCCGGTAGTATCATATTCGGCTGCACGCAGGCAGGCTTTGTACGCCTCTTTCGCGTCAAAATTGCGGTAGCCTTTCATATACGCATCCACGATGACGGGGACGGCATGGTAACCGATCATCGTACCGGTATAGTTGGAAGCCAAATCCCACATCGGGTATATTCCGCCTTCCTGATGTTTCTTTATCAGCGAGTTGATGAATTGATTGTTCAAATCGGGGTCGATGATTGTCATTAACGGGTGCAGTGCGCGGAAGGTGTCCCACAATGAGAATACAGTATATATAGGGTTGACTGTATCTCCCTGATGCACTTCGAGATCCATCCCTAAATAACGTCCGTCTACATCGGTGAACAGGTTCGGACTGATGCCCGTGTGGTAGAGGGCGGAGTAGAAGATGGTTTTATCTTCCTTGTCGGAAGTAGTGATGTCAATTTTCGACAAATATTGATTCCAGGCAGTGCGTGCGTCTTTGCGTACCTTATCGAAGTCCCATGCGGGGATTTCCGATTCCACATTCTTGCGTGCCCCTGCTATATCGACAGCAGAAACACCGACTTTCACAAGCACCTGTTCATCTTTCTTCGTGTTGAAATGCAGTAACGCTTTGCAGACGGGAAGCCGCTTGCCGTCGTCCATAGTGACAGAATCGGTGACGAGCGTGTAAGAGAACGGTTTGGAGAACTTGGCGTAAAAGTTAATGTACTGGTCGAACGCCCAATAAGTAGTTTTCTTGTGTCCGCAGATTTCCGTGTCGCTAATCACTTCGATTTCCATTTCCGAGTTCGTCTGGCGTTGCAGGCTGTAATCGAGGTCGATGATAAAACCGGATTCGGTGCTTTCGGGGAAAGTGTAGCGGT
The DNA window shown above is from Bacteroides faecium and carries:
- a CDS encoding Fic family protein, with amino-acid sequence MSIQPLLEQFYELKLKDAVNFELMNEIFISHHSTAIEGSSLTEEECRLLIVDGITAKGKPLYDHNMVKDHFETLRFIVEEARKKREITPVFIQEISAHVMRTTGSIIHSSAGDYDSSKGDWRKSSVHVGDRYFVNYQKIEREVTRLCEILNQRIKQVQTPDSIYQLAFDAHFYLVSIHPFADGNGRTSRLLMNYILSYHQLPLATIFKEDKLEYYQALEASRPQDDEEPDLCPIRDFMFAQQMKYLSMEIKKYKQAEKKGGG
- a CDS encoding GH92 family glycosyl hydrolase; protein product: MKTHYAMKRLLLIACVLSCTVFAKAKDWTQYVNPLMGSQSTFELSTGNTYPAIARPWGMNFWTPQTGKMGDGWQYTYTANKIRGFKQTHQPSPWINDYGQFSIMPIVGKPVFDEEKRASWFAHKGETATPYYYKVYLAEHDVVTEMVPTERAVLFRFTFPENDHSYVVVDAFDKGSYIKVIPEENKIIGYTTRNSGGVPENFKNYFIIEFDKPFTYKATVANGNLQENVAEQTTDHAGAIIGFRTHKGEQVHARIASSFISFEQAAVNMKELGKDNIEQLAKKGKEAWNQELGKIEVEGGNLDQYRTFYSCLYRSLLFPRKFYELDAAGQPVHYSPYNGQVLPGYMYTDTGFWDTFRCLFPLLNLMYPSVNKEMQEGLINTYKESGFFPEWASPGHRGCMVGNNSASILVDAYMKGVKVDDIKTLYEGLIHGTESVHPEVSSTGRLGYEYYNKLGYVPYDVKINENAARTLEYAYNDWCIYKLAKELKRPKKEINLFAKRAMNYKNLFDKESKLMRGRNEDGTFQSPFSPLKWGDAFTEGNSWHYTWSVFHDPQGLIDLMGGKDMFITMMDSVFAVPPVFDDSYYGQVIHEIREMTVMNMGNYAHGNQPIQHMIYLYDYAGQPWKAQYWLRQVMDRMYTPGPDGYCGDEDNGQTSAWYVFSALGFYPVCPGTDEYIIGAPLFKKATLHFENGNSLVIDAPNNSKKNFYVNSLNVNGTDYTKNYLRHEDLFKGGTIKVDMGNQPNKKRGTKEEDMPYSFSKEQ
- a CDS encoding GH92 family glycosyl hydrolase, with product MKLRTFLIVGCLGGIFTLSSCTAPTSVKDYSAYVNPFIGTGGHGHTFPGAVVPHGMIQPSPDTRIDGWDACSGYYHADSTINGFSHTHVSGTGCCDYGDVLLMPTVGKQQYLTTDPQSQTLAYASAFSHENETAEPGYYSVFLDTYQVKAEISATSRGAIHRYTFPESTESGFIIDLDYSLQRQTNSEMEIEVISDTEICGHKKTTYWAFDQYINFYAKFSKPFSYTLVTDSVTMDDGKRLPVCKALLHFNTKKDEQVLVKVGVSAVDIAGARKNVESEIPAWDFDKVRKDARTAWNQYLSKIDITTSDKEDKTIFYSALYHTGISPNLFTDVDGRYLGMDLEVHQGDTVNPIYTVFSLWDTFRALHPLMTIIDPDLNNQFINSLIKKHQEGGIYPMWDLASNYTGTMIGYHAVPVIVDAYMKGYRNFDAKEAYKACLRAAEYDTTGIKCPDLVLPHLMPKAKYYKNAIGYIPCDRENESVAKALEYAYDDWCISIFAEAMNDFESKAKYERFAKAYEFYFDKSTRFMRGLDSKGEWRTPFNPRASTHRNDDYCEGTAWQWTWFVPHDVEGLVNLMGGEDAFVQKLDSLFTVDSSLEGETTSSDISGLIGQYAHGNEPSHHVIHLYNYVNRPWRTQELVDSVYRSQYANSIDGLSGNEDCGQMSAWYVLNSMGFYQVCPGKPVYSIGRPAFDKAVVNLPDGKKFSIVVKNNTKKNKYIESVTLNGKPLDTPFFNHQDIVSGGTIEIKMTAQPTEWGVK